One genomic window of Camelina sativa cultivar DH55 chromosome 5, Cs, whole genome shotgun sequence includes the following:
- the LOC104785698 gene encoding copper transporter 4-like yields MLSSKNVVAAWNTTNTTTQTQTQTPHRPSLLHPTFYWGYNCQVLFSGWPGSDRGMYALALIFVFFLAFFAEWLTRCSDADSIKPGADKLAKVAFRTAMFAVKSGFSYLVILAVVSFNGGVFLAAIFGHALGFAVFRGRAFRNVGRVDG; encoded by the coding sequence atgttgtCGAGCAAAAACGTAGTAGCGGCTTGGAACACCACCAACACTAcaacgcaaacgcaaacgcaaacgccaCACAGACCGTCACTGTTACACCCCACTTTTTATTGGGGTTACAACTGCCAAGTGCTCTTCTCAGGGTGGCCTGGTTCTGACCGTGGGATGTATGCACTCGCACTTATCTTCGTGTTTTTTTTGGCGTTCTTTGCTGAGTGGCTAACTCGGTGCTCTGACGCAGACTCCATCAAACCGGGTGCTGATAAGCTTGCTAAAGTTGCTTTCCGCACGGCTATGTTTGCCGTTAAGTCCGGCTTTAGCTACCTTGTGATTCTGGCTGTTGTTTCGTTCAATGGTGGCGTTTTCCTAGCCGCGATTTTTGGGCATGCTCTTGGTTTCGCCGTTTTCCGTGGACGGGCTTTTCGGAATGTGGGTCGAGTCGACGGGTAG
- the LOC104785699 gene encoding uncharacterized protein LOC104785699, translating to MATMIGFNLSGFKSTSFFSSRDLDSLNSKLSSLSLKPSPQPRKSTVIRMGGGPRTFPGGVSKWQWKRMQAKKQKQLLKARLCRERQIYEMRKRAELKAAVAELERPWEPVQKPPNLFSVCADEQVKVLADRFQKPGGFDLWTDRDGPQLFESGGVDDLPSARFFPKGVVHSVKPYGRLSNSDSDGEEEIEPKDGKIRGRRVRKKVGINGIERGEGGKKRIENRVHGGSLRNGRSQVYEMTLQNDGRYQVGS from the coding sequence ATGGCGACGATGATCGGATTTAACCTCTCCGGCTTCAAATCAACATCGTTCTTCTCCTCGCGGGACCTCGATTCTCTCAACTCAAAGCTatcttcactctctctcaaACCCTCACCGCAGCCACGAAAATCGACGGTTATCCGTATGGGCGGCGGTCCAAGAACATTCCCAGGCGGCGTATCGAAATGGCAATGGAAAAGGATGCAAgcgaagaaacagaaacagctACTCAAAGCGAGGCTATGCCGAGAACGCCAGATCTACGAAATGAGGAAACGAGCCGAGCTTAAAGCGGCGGTTGCTGAGCTCGAACGACCTTGGGAACCTGTTCAGAAACCTCCGAATCTGTTCTCCGTTTGCGCCGACGAGCAAGTTAAGGTGCTCGCGGATCGGTTTCAGAAACCTGGAGGATTCGATCTGTGGACTGATCGAGATGGTCCTCAGTTGTTTGAGAGTGGTGGTGTTGATGATTTGCCTTCCGCTAGGTTTTTTCCTAAAGGCGTTGTTCATAGTGTGAAGCCTTATGGTAGATTATCAAACTCCGATTctgatggtgaagaagagatTGAGCCTAAAGATGGGAAGATACGTGGTCGTAGGGTGAGGAAGAAGGTTGGAATCAATGGGATTGAGAGAGGTGAAGGAGGTAAGAAGAGGATTGAGAATCGTGTTCATGGTGGGAGTTTGAGAAATGGAAGGTCTCAGGTATATGAAATGACTTTGCAGAACGATGGGAGATACCAAGTTGGATCTTAG